One Phycisphaerales bacterium genomic window carries:
- a CDS encoding PEP-CTERM sorting domain-containing protein: MRIAGIIAVAGLATVANAQLIDFEGLGEGTPVDTQYSGLGVDFATDRGTASISSYTSFFGSDVLANATMGGAAADRALTLIMEFSTPITELEFDFNSAGDPGSAFPIRFYNSGGLSSSDSLASAGSSWVTDINFSGLASVTRVEIDSGGGDGWLFGIDNMDFVQVPAPASLALVGLGGLVAARRRR, encoded by the coding sequence ATGCGTATCGCAGGCATCATTGCAGTGGCCGGGCTGGCGACCGTCGCCAACGCCCAGCTCATCGACTTCGAGGGTTTGGGCGAGGGCACCCCCGTCGATACCCAGTACTCTGGCCTGGGCGTCGACTTCGCGACGGACCGCGGCACCGCGTCGATCAGCTCATACACGAGCTTCTTCGGCTCGGACGTGCTGGCAAACGCGACCATGGGCGGTGCGGCCGCCGACCGCGCCCTGACGCTGATCATGGAGTTCAGCACCCCCATCACCGAACTGGAGTTCGACTTCAACAGCGCCGGCGATCCCGGCAGCGCCTTCCCCATCCGCTTCTACAACTCCGGCGGGCTGAGCTCTTCGGACTCCCTGGCGTCGGCCGGCTCGAGCTGGGTCACCGACATTAACTTCAGCGGCCTGGCGAGCGTCACCCGCGTCGAGATCGACTCGGGCGGTGGCGACGGCTGGCTATTCGGCATCGACAACATGGACTTCGTCCAGGTTCCCGCACCCGCCTCGCTCGCCCTCGTCGGCCTGGGTGGCTTGGTCGCAGCACGGCGTCGCCGCTAG
- a CDS encoding GC-type dockerin domain-anchored protein, producing MKKTIGFASAVLIACGTTHAQVIDFEDGFEGQSITDEYAAQGVIFSTGRGSASISSYASYFGTLSICNATAGGAAGDRDLTLIMEFDPPISLIEFDLHTAGSPGSDFPMRLYAGGTLVGNESLPQTGSTWFPSLVFDGLSSVDRIEIDSGGGDGWLFSLDNIFVEGGSCYADFDEDGSLTIFDFLAFQNAFDAGDPIADCDGDGALTLFDFLCFQNAFDAGCE from the coding sequence ATGAAGAAGACGATTGGTTTCGCATCCGCCGTACTCATCGCCTGCGGCACCACGCATGCTCAGGTCATCGACTTTGAAGATGGCTTCGAAGGGCAATCCATCACCGACGAGTACGCCGCCCAGGGCGTGATCTTCAGCACCGGGCGCGGTTCGGCCTCGATCTCCAGCTACGCGTCGTATTTCGGCACGCTGTCGATCTGTAACGCCACCGCTGGTGGCGCCGCTGGCGATCGCGACCTGACGCTGATCATGGAGTTCGATCCGCCCATCAGCCTGATCGAGTTCGACTTGCACACCGCGGGCAGCCCGGGCTCTGACTTCCCCATGCGCCTGTACGCCGGCGGCACGCTGGTGGGCAACGAGAGCCTGCCCCAGACCGGCTCGACCTGGTTCCCCTCGCTGGTCTTCGACGGGCTGTCGTCGGTGGACCGCATCGAGATCGATTCGGGCGGTGGCGATGGCTGGCTGTTCAGCCTGGACAACATCTTTGTCGAGGGTGGATCCTGCTATGCCGACTTCGACGAGGACGGTTCGCTGACCATCTTTGACTTCCTTGCGTTCCAGAACGCCTTTGATGCCGGCGACCCGATCGCCGACTGCGACGGAGACGGCGCGTTGACGCTGTTCGACTTCCTCTGCTTCCAGAACGCCTTCGACGCCGGCTGCGAGTAA
- a CDS encoding ATP-dependent Clp protease ATP-binding subunit — translation MFERFTDRARKVMGLANQEAQRLNHEYIGTEHILLGLVKEGSGVGANVLKNLDVDLRKVRLEVEKLVKAGPEMVTMGKLPQTPRAKKVIEYAIEEARSLNHNYVGTEHLLLGLLREQDGVAAQVLRNLGLKLDEVREEVLNLLGASGEGSGGSEEGFASAGVSGGSPSEGRKGKSRTPALDSFGRDLTELAKESSLDPVIGRAKEIERVVQILCRRTKNNPVLLGEAGVGKTAIVEGMAQRIISGDVPEILHEKRIVVLDLAMMVAGTKYRGQFEERIKAVMNEVRRAKNVILFIDELHTLVGAGGAEGAIDASNVLKPALARGEIQCIGATTFDEYRKYIEKDAALARRFQAIPVDPPNDEQTVEIIKGLRDRYEQHHRVRITDDAVRAAVELSGRYISGRVQPDKSIDVIDEAGARVRIKSMSKPPDLAEIESEVEKLGVEKDEAVKAADYERAAELRDQAEQLRKKKEEIQKTWREKSKEIDGTVDEDIIAEVVSSMTGVPLQRLESEEADRLLKLETELHKKVISQEDAIKAVAKAIRRARAGLKDPKRPMGSFIFVGPSGVGKTLLSKALAEFMFGDEDALVHLDMSEYMEKHNVSRLIGAPPGYVGYEEGGQLTERIRRRPYSVVLLDEVEKAHPDVFNMLLQIMEEGRLTDSFGRNVDFRNTIMIMTSNIGADLIKGGGGFGFQKRSTDVDYDNIKGILMKEIERFFRPEFINRLDDTIVFRPLTRDDLVQIIEYEVKKVADRLRIQNITMELDQPAKDFLIDKGYNPDFGARPLRRAIGQYIEDPLSEMLLSGEIQGRTLIKVTRKGEDENLFFNTESLPEPPKDEDQGDNSEGDTPVSAGAEST, via the coding sequence ATGTTTGAACGGTTTACAGACCGAGCCCGCAAGGTGATGGGCCTGGCCAATCAGGAAGCCCAGCGCCTCAACCACGAGTACATCGGGACCGAGCACATCCTGCTCGGCCTCGTGAAGGAAGGCTCGGGTGTCGGCGCCAACGTGCTGAAGAATCTCGACGTGGACCTGCGCAAGGTCCGCCTCGAGGTCGAGAAGCTCGTCAAGGCGGGCCCCGAGATGGTGACCATGGGCAAGCTGCCGCAGACGCCGCGCGCCAAGAAGGTCATCGAGTACGCCATCGAAGAGGCGCGCAGCCTCAACCACAACTACGTCGGCACCGAGCACCTGTTGCTGGGCCTCCTGCGAGAGCAGGACGGCGTGGCGGCCCAGGTGCTGCGGAACCTTGGGCTGAAGCTCGACGAGGTCCGCGAGGAGGTCCTCAACCTGCTGGGCGCTTCGGGCGAGGGCTCGGGCGGCAGCGAAGAGGGCTTTGCCAGCGCGGGCGTTTCGGGCGGCAGCCCAAGCGAGGGCCGAAAGGGCAAGAGCCGGACGCCGGCGCTGGACAGTTTTGGTCGCGACCTGACCGAGCTGGCCAAGGAAAGTTCGCTCGATCCGGTGATCGGGCGTGCGAAGGAGATCGAGCGCGTGGTGCAGATCCTGTGCCGCCGCACGAAGAACAACCCCGTGCTGCTGGGCGAGGCCGGCGTTGGCAAGACCGCCATCGTCGAGGGCATGGCCCAGCGCATCATCTCGGGCGACGTGCCTGAGATCCTGCACGAGAAGCGGATCGTGGTGCTCGACCTGGCGATGATGGTCGCCGGCACGAAGTACCGGGGCCAGTTCGAGGAGCGCATCAAGGCTGTGATGAACGAGGTTCGTCGCGCCAAGAACGTGATCCTGTTCATCGACGAATTGCACACGCTCGTTGGTGCCGGCGGTGCCGAGGGCGCGATCGACGCGAGTAACGTCTTGAAGCCCGCGCTGGCTCGCGGTGAGATCCAGTGCATCGGCGCCACGACGTTTGATGAGTACCGCAAGTACATCGAGAAGGATGCCGCGCTCGCACGCCGCTTCCAGGCCATCCCGGTCGATCCGCCCAACGATGAGCAGACCGTGGAGATCATCAAGGGCCTGCGCGACCGCTACGAGCAGCACCACCGCGTGCGCATCACCGACGACGCCGTGCGCGCCGCGGTGGAGCTCAGCGGTCGGTACATCTCGGGTCGCGTGCAGCCCGACAAGTCGATCGACGTGATCGACGAGGCGGGCGCCCGCGTACGCATCAAGAGCATGAGCAAGCCGCCAGACCTCGCCGAGATCGAGAGCGAGGTCGAGAAGCTGGGCGTGGAGAAGGACGAGGCCGTCAAGGCCGCGGACTACGAGCGCGCCGCCGAGCTTCGCGACCAGGCTGAGCAGCTCCGCAAGAAGAAGGAAGAGATCCAGAAGACCTGGCGCGAGAAGTCCAAGGAGATCGACGGCACCGTCGATGAGGACATCATCGCCGAGGTCGTGTCGAGCATGACCGGCGTGCCGCTGCAGCGTCTGGAGAGCGAGGAGGCCGACCGCCTGCTCAAGCTCGAGACCGAGCTGCACAAGAAGGTCATCAGCCAGGAAGACGCCATCAAGGCGGTGGCCAAGGCGATCCGTCGCGCCCGGGCGGGCCTGAAGGATCCCAAGCGTCCGATGGGCAGCTTCATCTTCGTCGGTCCGTCCGGCGTGGGCAAGACGCTGCTGAGCAAGGCGCTGGCCGAGTTCATGTTCGGCGACGAGGACGCCCTCGTGCACCTGGACATGAGCGAGTACATGGAGAAGCACAACGTCAGCCGCCTCATCGGCGCGCCTCCGGGCTACGTCGGCTACGAAGAGGGCGGGCAGCTCACCGAGCGCATCCGCCGCCGGCCGTATTCGGTCGTGCTCCTGGATGAGGTCGAGAAGGCCCACCCGGACGTCTTCAACATGCTGCTCCAGATCATGGAGGAGGGCCGCCTGACCGACTCGTTCGGCCGGAACGTCGACTTCCGCAACACGATCATGATCATGACCAGCAACATCGGTGCTGATCTGATCAAGGGCGGCGGCGGCTTCGGCTTCCAGAAGCGCTCGACGGACGTGGACTACGACAACATCAAGGGCATCCTGATGAAGGAGATCGAGCGGTTCTTCCGCCCCGAATTCATCAACCGCCTCGATGACACGATCGTGTTCCGCCCGCTGACGCGCGACGACCTCGTGCAGATCATCGAGTACGAGGTCAAGAAGGTAGCCGACCGCCTGCGGATCCAGAACATCACGATGGAACTGGATCAGCCGGCCAAGGACTTCCTGATCGACAAGGGCTACAACCCCGACTTCGGCGCCCGTCCGCTGCGTCGTGCGATCGGCCAGTACATCGAAGATCCGCTCAGCGAGATGCTGCTGTCGGGCGAGATCCAGGGCCGCACGCTCATCAAGGTGACCCGCAAGGGCGAAGACGAGAACCTGTTCTTCAACACCGAGAGCCTTCCCGAGCCGCCCAAGGACGAGGACCAGGGCGACAACTCCGAGGGTGATACGCCGGTGTCGGCCGGGGCCGAGTCGACCTGA
- the holA gene encoding DNA polymerase III subunit delta, which translates to MAKRSAPKSTKAAAPDGSERVAILKGHEAFLRQHYFEKLREALAKATGLEINTIRFDGESAALADVLDECRSPGLLPVHKLVVVDNADKFVREATRPALEKYAQDPDDRATLVLRAETWRPGRLDKAVEKVGKVISCEAVGPQQAAQWASARAKGFHKVQLRADAAQVLVDSVGVDLARLDAELGKLATDAVGPIEAPEITADLVRMHVRATREAEKPWPLQDEILSGQPSRVLSYIELWMGNAPRDQAVPAMWACVDLTRVLATAARMAHSGVPDGAIAKKLNVWPAPKGAAVVRAARRLGPAGTARLHATACEADAAMKRGAPGRRTLERLCVEIASRLSGRPDTR; encoded by the coding sequence ATGGCCAAGCGGAGTGCTCCAAAGTCGACCAAGGCGGCCGCCCCGGATGGCAGCGAACGCGTGGCCATCCTGAAGGGGCACGAGGCCTTCCTCCGCCAGCACTATTTTGAGAAGCTGCGTGAGGCCCTCGCAAAGGCGACCGGTCTGGAAATCAACACGATCCGCTTCGACGGCGAGTCGGCCGCCCTGGCCGACGTGCTGGACGAATGCCGAAGCCCCGGGCTGCTGCCGGTGCACAAGCTGGTGGTGGTGGACAACGCTGACAAGTTCGTGCGAGAGGCCACCCGGCCCGCCCTCGAGAAGTACGCCCAGGACCCCGACGACCGGGCGACGCTGGTGCTGCGGGCCGAGACCTGGCGGCCGGGACGGCTGGACAAGGCGGTCGAGAAAGTCGGGAAGGTCATCTCGTGCGAGGCGGTGGGGCCCCAGCAGGCCGCCCAGTGGGCATCGGCCCGCGCCAAGGGGTTTCATAAGGTCCAACTTCGAGCCGACGCCGCGCAGGTGTTGGTCGATTCGGTGGGCGTCGACCTTGCCCGCCTGGATGCCGAGTTGGGCAAGCTGGCGACCGACGCGGTGGGGCCGATCGAAGCGCCGGAGATCACGGCGGACCTGGTGCGGATGCACGTTCGCGCCACGCGCGAGGCCGAGAAGCCCTGGCCGCTGCAGGACGAGATCCTGTCGGGCCAGCCGTCGCGGGTGCTTTCGTACATCGAGCTGTGGATGGGCAATGCGCCGCGTGACCAGGCCGTGCCCGCCATGTGGGCGTGCGTCGACCTGACGCGGGTGCTGGCCACGGCCGCGCGCATGGCCCACAGCGGCGTGCCCGATGGCGCGATCGCCAAGAAGTTGAACGTGTGGCCGGCGCCCAAGGGCGCGGCCGTCGTCAGGGCCGCCCGGCGGCTGGGGCCCGCTGGTACCGCTCGTCTGCACGCGACGGCGTGCGAAGCCGACGCTGCGATGAAGCGCGGCGCACCGGGCCGGCGGACGCTGGAGCGTCTGTGCGTGGAAATCGCAAGCCGCCTGAGCGGGCGGCCCGATACCCGGTGA
- a CDS encoding ATP-binding protein, with translation MATRYATEAARRAYTKGVLVLTVIEGPTKGKRFELPANEPQLLGRSSEALPLDDQAVSRRHAELTPDNGEWYLRDLESQNGTLVNGRPIQGRVRLRTGDTITVGQTTLAFGRSSIVDEFDMIELLRPGEIATSVDATLKRATDTAATPDGKSTPAEQHALEYLRVVYQITELAAKSVTRGALLHGLLELIFEEFKPERGVVMLIDDKGKLTPGAVKNRALIKGREDDRIQVSRTILLHAVRTGEAVLSTNAMADPRFASGDSVQNLRIRSAICVPIEHRASVFGAIYIDTSATDQTFTNEQLRLLHAVGQQAGIALSNLQLHQGKLQTERLAAMGQTVASLSHSIKNILQGLSGGADLVEMGLDREDLAISRQGWGILKRNLDRIAGLTTNMLAFSRHRQVEMEFTPLRPLIEDCAQLLETPCEQAGVALIVDAEDEVPPVPIDVSLIHQALMNLLTNALEAVPQGSGRITVRLHYEEPDARGPGSPGEAHVLVIDNGPGIPKDRHKSIFEPFQTSKGVRGTGLGLAVTKRVVEDHRGRITISSEPGKGSTFTIVLPTDPDRDHDPSATRGPHHR, from the coding sequence GTGGCCACACGATATGCGACCGAGGCCGCCCGACGGGCGTATACCAAGGGCGTGCTGGTATTGACCGTCATCGAGGGGCCCACCAAGGGCAAGCGATTCGAGCTGCCCGCCAACGAGCCGCAGCTGCTCGGGCGGTCGAGTGAGGCCCTGCCGCTGGACGATCAGGCCGTCAGCCGACGCCACGCCGAACTTACCCCCGACAATGGCGAGTGGTACCTGCGTGACCTGGAGAGCCAGAACGGCACGCTCGTGAACGGGCGGCCGATCCAGGGCCGCGTTCGCCTGCGCACCGGCGACACCATCACCGTCGGCCAGACCACCCTGGCCTTTGGTCGATCGAGCATCGTCGACGAGTTCGACATGATCGAGTTGCTGCGCCCGGGCGAGATTGCCACCAGCGTCGACGCCACGCTCAAGCGTGCGACGGACACGGCCGCCACGCCCGATGGCAAGAGCACGCCGGCCGAGCAGCACGCGCTGGAGTATTTGCGCGTCGTATATCAGATCACCGAGCTGGCGGCCAAGTCGGTCACGCGGGGCGCCCTGCTGCACGGCCTGCTCGAGCTTATCTTCGAGGAATTCAAGCCCGAGCGCGGCGTGGTCATGCTCATCGACGACAAGGGCAAGCTCACGCCCGGAGCCGTCAAGAACCGCGCGCTCATCAAGGGCCGCGAAGATGATCGCATCCAGGTCAGCCGGACCATCCTGCTCCACGCCGTGCGCACCGGTGAGGCCGTGTTGTCCACGAACGCGATGGCCGACCCGCGCTTCGCATCCGGAGATTCGGTGCAGAACCTCCGCATCCGCAGCGCCATCTGCGTGCCCATCGAACACCGGGCCAGCGTGTTCGGCGCCATCTATATTGACACATCGGCAACCGATCAGACCTTCACCAACGAGCAACTTCGGCTACTCCACGCCGTGGGACAGCAGGCCGGCATCGCCCTCTCGAACCTGCAACTGCACCAGGGTAAGCTACAGACCGAGCGCCTCGCCGCCATGGGCCAGACCGTGGCAAGCCTGAGCCACTCGATCAAGAACATCCTGCAAGGGCTCAGCGGCGGCGCCGATCTGGTCGAGATGGGTCTGGACCGCGAAGACCTGGCGATCTCGCGACAGGGCTGGGGTATCCTCAAACGCAACCTCGACCGCATTGCGGGCCTGACGACCAACATGCTCGCCTTCAGCCGCCATCGGCAGGTGGAGATGGAGTTCACCCCCTTGCGGCCGCTCATCGAGGACTGCGCGCAGCTGCTGGAAACGCCGTGCGAACAGGCTGGCGTGGCGCTCATCGTCGACGCGGAAGACGAGGTGCCCCCGGTGCCGATCGACGTGTCGCTCATCCACCAGGCGCTCATGAACCTGCTGACCAACGCGCTGGAAGCCGTGCCGCAGGGTTCAGGGCGCATCACCGTGCGCCTGCACTACGAAGAGCCCGACGCACGCGGACCCGGCAGCCCGGGCGAAGCCCACGTGCTGGTCATCGACAACGGGCCTGGCATTCCAAAGGATCGGCACAAGAGCATCTTCGAGCCCTTCCAGACGAGCAAGGGCGTGCGCGGCACGGGGCTTGGCCTGGCGGTCACCAAGCGCGTGGTCGAAGATCACCGCGGGCGCATCACGATCTCGAGCGAGCCGGGCAAGGGCTCGACGTTCACCATCGTGCTGCCCACCGATCCCGATCGAGACCACGACCCGTCGGCAACGCGGGGCCCCCACCATCGCTGA
- a CDS encoding ParB/RepB/Spo0J family partition protein, producing MATQRPRKLGRGLSSLLEDTEAPKVEVTASELSDNSEKISEIPINSVRPNSFQPRIKFDDRHLAELAASIRLAGLMQPIVVRPLGGDRFELIAGERRWRACRMAGLETVPAIVREADDRKSAELALIENVQRTDLNPIERANAFRTLMGKFSMTQSDVADRVGLDRSSVANLLRLLELPEDIRNMIADGALSAGHGKMLASVPDEAQLRGLVERIMTEHLSVRQTEKAVRDMAQRAVPGKEQPGADTPERDANIRDLEEKLGEHLKTRVRIDVSNSGHKGKLVIEFYDLEHFDGLMRSMGFESQ from the coding sequence ATGGCAACACAACGCCCACGGAAGCTCGGTCGCGGCCTCTCCAGCCTTCTTGAGGACACGGAAGCACCAAAGGTCGAGGTCACAGCCTCAGAGTTATCGGACAATAGTGAGAAAATAAGTGAAATCCCCATTAACTCTGTGCGTCCAAACTCGTTCCAGCCACGCATCAAGTTCGATGATCGGCACTTGGCCGAGCTGGCCGCATCGATCCGCCTGGCCGGGCTGATGCAACCGATCGTGGTTCGGCCGCTGGGCGGTGATCGATTCGAGTTGATTGCGGGCGAGCGGCGTTGGCGCGCGTGTCGCATGGCGGGCCTTGAAACGGTGCCCGCCATCGTTCGCGAGGCCGACGATCGCAAGTCGGCAGAGCTGGCGCTCATCGAAAACGTGCAGCGAACCGACTTGAACCCCATCGAGCGGGCCAACGCGTTCCGGACGCTCATGGGCAAGTTTTCGATGACGCAGTCGGACGTGGCCGACCGTGTTGGGCTGGATCGCTCCTCCGTCGCGAACCTGCTGCGATTGCTTGAATTGCCCGAAGATATTCGGAACATGATCGCCGATGGTGCGCTGTCGGCCGGACACGGGAAGATGCTCGCATCGGTACCGGACGAAGCCCAGCTGCGCGGCCTGGTCGAGCGCATCATGACCGAACACCTCTCCGTCCGGCAGACCGAGAAGGCGGTGCGGGACATGGCGCAGCGCGCCGTGCCCGGCAAGGAACAGCCGGGCGCCGATACTCCCGAGCGCGACGCAAACATCCGAGACCTCGAAGAGAAGCTCGGCGAGCATCTGAAGACGCGTGTCCGCATCGACGTTTCGAACTCGGGCCACAAGGGTAAGCTCGTGATCGAGTTCTACGACCTCGAGCACTTCGATGGACTTATGCGATCCATGGGCTTCGAGTCGCAGTAA
- a CDS encoding HAMP domain-containing sensor histidine kinase yields MESQLQAPSREEGAGEAIAAAIAHEVNNLLTPVVGLADLLQHTDGDQEIRDQLIERAVDRCQRAVAICSLLVDLTKAPESHPSCSLRDALRDAASAVADRAQAGSVSIDIAFDDAGQLGVPRIVAEHVVLNLLLNAIAASPQGSRITISAAFTPASAWHPAGWSIWIKDRGTGLDARSVADINRGGLPQGSKGIGLAVVRMLCQRWGGRLSVDSDSGHGTTFHVELPAS; encoded by the coding sequence GTGGAGAGTCAGCTTCAAGCTCCATCGCGAGAAGAGGGCGCCGGCGAGGCCATCGCCGCGGCGATTGCGCACGAGGTCAACAACCTCCTGACGCCCGTGGTCGGCCTGGCAGATCTACTCCAGCACACCGATGGCGACCAAGAGATCCGGGACCAGTTGATCGAACGCGCAGTGGACCGATGCCAGCGAGCAGTCGCAATTTGCTCGCTACTGGTCGACCTGACCAAGGCGCCGGAATCTCATCCGTCATGCAGCCTGCGAGACGCGCTCCGCGATGCCGCAAGCGCCGTTGCCGACCGTGCTCAAGCGGGTAGCGTGTCGATCGACATCGCCTTCGACGACGCCGGGCAACTCGGCGTGCCCCGGATCGTGGCCGAGCACGTCGTGCTCAACCTGCTACTCAACGCGATCGCCGCATCACCCCAGGGCTCCAGGATCACCATCTCCGCTGCCTTCACGCCCGCATCCGCGTGGCATCCGGCGGGCTGGAGTATCTGGATTAAGGATCGGGGCACGGGCCTGGACGCCAGGAGCGTGGCCGACATCAACCGCGGAGGCTTGCCGCAGGGCTCCAAGGGCATCGGCCTGGCGGTCGTCCGCATGCTCTGCCAGCGGTGGGGCGGCCGCTTAAGCGTCGACTCTGACTCGGGCCACGGCACAACGTTCCACGTGGAACTTCCTGCGAGCTAG
- a CDS encoding ABC transporter ATP-binding protein codes for MPTRITIAGLTKTFGRADRRVKAVDAIDLVIEPGEIFFLLGPSGCGKTTLLRMIAGFIEPSAGSIHFNNREITKLNPNQRNAGMVFQSYALWPHMTAAENVAFGLKVRKLAKEERLQRARAALEDVQLAHLADRKPGELSGGQQQRVALARALVIRPDVLLLDEPLSNLDARLRNDLREEIRRICKSSGITTVYVTHDQKEALSVADRIAVMRDGKVVQAGSPMELYRRPTTTFAAAFLGETNLLPGTLDENGAAGDVIGVQTDHGSIRGTLAADAKAGERVTISMRPESLKASKAGTIRGSVATSTYLGDVAHHRVEMSGGASLNVSEFAPGPESAFKGQVSLEVAPHDAVVLTA; via the coding sequence ATGCCAACTCGGATCACGATCGCGGGCCTGACGAAGACTTTCGGCCGGGCAGACCGGCGGGTCAAGGCCGTCGACGCCATCGACCTTGTCATTGAACCAGGGGAGATCTTTTTTCTGTTGGGTCCCTCGGGCTGCGGCAAGACCACCCTGCTTCGCATGATCGCTGGCTTCATCGAGCCGAGCGCCGGCTCCATCCACTTCAACAATCGTGAGATTACCAAACTAAACCCGAATCAACGGAACGCGGGCATGGTGTTCCAGAGCTACGCGCTCTGGCCGCACATGACGGCCGCCGAGAACGTGGCCTTCGGCTTGAAGGTCCGCAAGCTGGCCAAGGAAGAGCGGCTGCAGCGGGCCCGGGCAGCCCTCGAGGACGTGCAACTCGCTCACCTCGCGGATCGCAAGCCGGGCGAACTTTCGGGCGGTCAGCAGCAGCGGGTGGCGCTGGCGCGCGCTCTGGTCATCCGTCCGGATGTGTTGTTGCTGGACGAGCCGCTCTCGAATCTCGATGCTCGGCTTCGCAATGACCTGCGGGAAGAGATCCGACGCATCTGCAAGTCGTCCGGCATTACGACGGTCTACGTGACGCACGACCAGAAGGAAGCGCTGAGCGTTGCAGATCGAATTGCCGTCATGCGCGATGGCAAGGTGGTACAGGCAGGCTCGCCGATGGAACTGTACCGCCGCCCCACGACCACCTTCGCGGCTGCGTTCCTGGGCGAAACCAATCTCCTCCCCGGCACGCTCGACGAGAACGGAGCCGCGGGCGACGTCATTGGTGTCCAGACCGATCACGGCAGCATCCGAGGAACGCTGGCTGCGGACGCCAAGGCAGGCGAGCGAGTGACCATCTCCATGCGGCCGGAGAGCCTCAAGGCATCCAAGGCTGGCACGATCCGGGGTTCGGTGGCGACTTCGACGTATTTGGGCGATGTGGCCCACCACCGCGTTGAGATGAGCGGTGGGGCATCGCTGAACGTCTCGGAGTTCGCACCGGGGCCCGAGAGCGCCTTCAAGGGCCAGGTGAGCCTCGAGGTGGCGCCTCATGACGCCGTCGTGCTGACGGCCTAG
- a CDS encoding DASS family sodium-coupled anion symporter — MAEQAGIPDRDTTSGLQRWASLIGLGLGPAAAIVVALALPDSVPGTDGPIELSSAARVTASVACLMAIWWLTEALPLSATALLPLALLPLLGATTITETAAPYANPVIFLFLGGFMLGLAMERWGLHKRIALLTILAVGTGPRSIIAGFMLATAVLSAFVSNTATVIMLIPIATSVLATLPDNPDAPDGARARFSTCLVLAIAYAASIGGIATLIGTPPNAVLAGFVQERSEYTISFGRWMLHALPLVVVLLPLAYVLLIGPLFRIGGAVGGSRSVVREELHKLGSMKPGEWVVLIIFSITACLWIFQDLIMQLPGLERLGITLSDAQIAMFAAVALFVVPVDRRWTTFALDWETARRAPFGILLLFGGGLSLAAAVTATGLDAAIGQQFARLQGVPIWLIVLGLCLTVTFLTELTSNTAVTTALLPVLAAAGPVLGIDDAYLLLPAAVSASCAFMLPVATPPNAVAFASGHVTIMQMARTGVLLNLLFAGAVTAWVMIVAPRLLT, encoded by the coding sequence ATGGCAGAGCAAGCGGGCATTCCCGATCGAGACACCACGTCCGGCCTCCAGCGATGGGCGTCGCTCATCGGCCTGGGCCTCGGCCCGGCCGCCGCCATCGTCGTCGCGCTGGCACTCCCCGATTCGGTTCCCGGAACCGATGGGCCCATTGAGCTCAGCTCGGCCGCCCGCGTGACCGCCTCGGTTGCGTGCCTCATGGCCATCTGGTGGCTGACCGAGGCATTGCCGCTGAGCGCGACGGCCTTGCTTCCCCTCGCCCTGCTGCCCCTGCTGGGCGCCACCACCATCACCGAGACCGCCGCGCCCTATGCGAACCCGGTGATCTTCCTTTTCCTGGGCGGCTTCATGCTGGGGCTGGCCATGGAGCGATGGGGATTGCACAAGCGCATCGCGCTGCTGACCATCCTGGCGGTGGGCACGGGCCCGCGCTCGATCATCGCCGGCTTTATGCTCGCAACGGCCGTGCTCAGCGCGTTCGTTTCCAACACCGCCACGGTCATCATGCTGATTCCTATTGCCACCAGCGTGCTGGCCACGCTGCCGGATAATCCTGACGCCCCGGACGGCGCCCGCGCGCGCTTCTCGACGTGCCTCGTGCTTGCGATTGCCTATGCGGCTTCCATCGGCGGCATCGCCACGCTCATCGGCACGCCGCCCAACGCGGTGCTGGCCGGCTTCGTGCAGGAGCGCAGCGAGTACACCATCAGCTTCGGGCGGTGGATGCTGCACGCACTTCCGCTCGTCGTGGTGCTGCTGCCGCTGGCCTACGTGCTGCTCATCGGCCCGCTCTTCCGCATCGGCGGCGCCGTTGGCGGCAGTCGATCGGTCGTGCGAGAGGAACTGCACAAGCTTGGATCTATGAAGCCGGGCGAATGGGTGGTCCTGATCATCTTCTCGATCACCGCCTGCTTGTGGATCTTCCAGGATCTCATCATGCAATTGCCGGGCCTCGAGCGGCTGGGCATCACGCTGAGCGACGCCCAGATTGCGATGTTCGCCGCCGTCGCGCTATTCGTCGTTCCCGTTGATCGACGCTGGACCACGTTCGCGCTCGACTGGGAAACGGCGCGCCGGGCGCCCTTTGGCATCCTGCTCCTCTTCGGCGGCGGGCTCAGCCTCGCGGCAGCGGTCACCGCCACCGGCCTGGACGCCGCAATCGGGCAGCAGTTCGCGCGGCTCCAGGGTGTTCCCATCTGGCTCATCGTGCTTGGGTTGTGCCTGACGGTGACGTTCCTGACCGAACTCACCAGTAACACAGCCGTGACCACCGCCCTGCTGCCCGTTCTGGCCGCCGCGGGACCGGTGCTCGGCATCGATGACGCATACCTGCTGTTGCCCGCGGCCGTGTCGGCCTCGTGCGCCTTCATGCTGCCGGTGGCCACGCCGCCCAACGCGGTGGCTTTTGCAAGCGGTCACGTCACCATCATGCAGATGGCGCGCACCGGCGTCCTGCTCAACCTGCTCTTTGCGGGCGCCGTGACGGCCTGGGTCATGATCGTCGCGCCGCGACTGTTGACCTGA